From one Chloroflexota bacterium genomic stretch:
- a CDS encoding DUF805 domain-containing protein, with product MPTDQPSELSVFFSFSGRINRVTFWAGQITLLAVYFLGAIASETIYVATEDTDAQYVVALMYLIGFALLLYCKFAILAKRWHDHDKSGWWSLIGLVPVIGAIWIFIELGCFVGDEDWNRFGPPPNGRTVGPPPDRKAKQTRSPFLEDM from the coding sequence ATGCCCACAGATCAGCCGTCTGAACTTTCCGTATTTTTCAGCTTCTCAGGGCGCATCAACCGCGTCACGTTCTGGGCTGGCCAAATTACACTCTTGGCTGTGTATTTCTTGGGAGCCATTGCATCTGAAACCATATACGTAGCAACCGAGGATACGGATGCTCAGTATGTGGTTGCGCTAATGTACCTGATAGGCTTTGCGTTATTGTTGTATTGCAAGTTCGCGATACTGGCAAAACGCTGGCACGACCACGATAAATCCGGTTGGTGGTCACTTATTGGTCTGGTGCCTGTGATTGGCGCTATTTGGATCTTCATAGAACTCGGTTGTTTTGTCGGAGATGAGGACTGGAATCGATTCGGTCCACCACCGAATGGTAGGACGGTCGGCCCACCGCCCGATCGCAAAGCTAAACAGACACGCTCCCCGTTCCTGGAGGACATGTAG
- a CDS encoding DUF4242 domain-containing protein encodes MPKFLVEWNLPPELTRDKYDNNKKKSLDIYAQLPNCDWISTYLSDDMSKCYCLYEAESEEAVIEARDAVSAKIDKIVRVDELTETDYRE; translated from the coding sequence ATGCCCAAGTTTCTTGTCGAGTGGAACCTGCCGCCGGAGCTCACCCGCGACAAGTATGACAACAACAAGAAGAAGTCACTGGATATCTACGCGCAGTTACCCAATTGCGACTGGATAAGCACCTATCTTTCCGATGACATGAGCAAGTGTTACTGCCTGTACGAAGCTGAAAGCGAAGAGGCCGTGATTGAGGCCCGCGACGCGGTGAGCGCCAAGATTGACAAGATCGTTCGCGTGGACGAGCTGACCGAAACGGACTACCGCGAGTAA